Proteins from one Vibrio pomeroyi genomic window:
- a CDS encoding extracellular solute-binding protein, with protein MKTLLSRSTVSPRKLIGATLITATLSMPAMAKDADLESLIEAAQKEGAVYSVGMPDSWANWKGTWADLKANYGLKHQDTDMSSAQEISKFEAEKRNATADIGDVGFAFARVAVQKDVTQPYKPTTWNDIPDWAKDKDGHWALAYTGTISFISNNNLVEDAPKSWGDLLEGDYKVTVGDVGVAAQANNAILAAAFANGGDESNLKPAIKFFGELAKQGRLSYTDPSIANLEKGEVEVAIMWDFNALNYRDKIDRERFTVSIPQDGSVISGYTTIINKYAKNPNAAKLAREYIFSDQGQINLAEGYARPIRSSVTLPQSVQDKLISNEQYSNVHPVTDFSAWEKSARRLPRQWQESVLIHQQ; from the coding sequence ATGAAAACTTTGCTTAGCCGTTCAACTGTATCGCCAAGAAAATTGATAGGCGCAACGCTAATAACGGCAACACTTTCAATGCCAGCGATGGCGAAGGATGCTGATCTTGAGTCACTGATTGAAGCCGCTCAAAAAGAGGGTGCGGTTTACAGTGTGGGTATGCCAGACAGTTGGGCAAACTGGAAAGGCACATGGGCTGATCTGAAAGCAAACTACGGTTTGAAGCATCAGGATACAGACATGAGCTCGGCACAAGAGATCTCTAAATTTGAAGCAGAGAAAAGAAACGCAACCGCGGATATCGGTGATGTTGGTTTCGCCTTTGCACGTGTCGCTGTTCAGAAAGACGTAACGCAGCCATACAAGCCAACCACTTGGAATGACATTCCAGATTGGGCTAAAGACAAAGATGGTCACTGGGCACTGGCTTACACAGGCACTATCTCGTTCATTTCAAACAACAACCTTGTTGAAGATGCACCCAAATCTTGGGGTGACCTACTAGAAGGCGACTACAAAGTCACAGTTGGTGACGTAGGCGTAGCAGCGCAAGCTAACAACGCGATTCTAGCGGCTGCATTTGCTAATGGCGGTGACGAATCAAACCTAAAACCAGCGATTAAATTCTTTGGTGAACTAGCGAAGCAAGGCCGTCTGTCTTACACAGATCCAAGCATCGCGAACCTTGAAAAAGGTGAAGTGGAAGTAGCGATCATGTGGGATTTCAACGCACTGAACTACCGCGACAAGATCGACCGTGAGCGCTTTACCGTAAGCATTCCACAAGACGGCTCAGTGATCTCTGGTTACACCACCATCATCAACAAATACGCGAAAAACCCGAACGCGGCGAAGTTGGCTCGTGAATACATCTTCAGCGACCAAGGCCAAATCAACCTAGCAGAAGGTTACGCGCGTCCAATCCGTAGCAGCGTTACGCTACCTCAATCAGTACAAGACAAGCTGATCTCGAACGAGCAATACAGCAACGTTCATCCAGTCACTGACTTCTCAGCATGGGAAAAATCAGCACGTCGCCTACCACGTCAATGGCAAGAAAGCGTATTGATTCACCAGCAATAA
- a CDS encoding amino acid ABC transporter permease, whose protein sequence is MEEWNIIWQQKELFASGFVTTFYLFVSSSILSFVIGIGLLYCLENSRLGVKYTINSLIGMMRTLPFLILAYLLYYGLPQIGIRLDAVTAGIIALSLYHGTYFCEIFRGVRKGLEPGYIEAAHAYGFSKLKTFTRVITPNVLFKSVPLITNQLIICLKDTAFLSIITVAEITAAANSIQSTYFIPLNAFIIAIALYWAVSIALETITKRIQTKVELRGLSHA, encoded by the coding sequence ATGGAAGAATGGAATATTATCTGGCAACAAAAAGAGCTGTTTGCTTCTGGTTTTGTGACCACGTTTTATCTTTTTGTTTCGTCTTCAATCTTGAGTTTCGTCATAGGTATTGGTTTGTTGTATTGTCTCGAAAACTCGAGACTCGGTGTTAAGTACACCATCAACAGCTTGATAGGCATGATGCGTACCTTACCGTTTCTGATCTTAGCCTACCTGCTCTATTACGGTTTGCCTCAGATTGGCATTCGACTAGATGCAGTGACAGCGGGAATCATCGCGCTCAGCCTTTATCATGGTACGTATTTCTGTGAGATTTTCCGCGGTGTGCGTAAAGGGTTAGAGCCTGGCTACATCGAAGCGGCGCACGCTTATGGCTTTTCTAAACTCAAAACCTTCACCCGAGTCATCACCCCCAACGTGTTATTTAAGTCGGTTCCTCTGATCACTAACCAACTTATCATCTGCTTAAAAGACACCGCGTTTCTTAGCATCATCACCGTCGCAGAAATTACCGCGGCAGCCAACAGTATTCAATCGACCTACTTCATCCCATTGAATGCCTTCATCATTGCGATCGCGCTCTACTGGGCTGTGAGTATTGCACTTGAAACCATTACCAAACGAATCCAAACCAAAGTTGAACTTAGAGGGCTTAGCCATGCTTAA
- a CDS encoding amino acid ABC transporter permease, which produces MDYYAWEQLLQGAWATAWISAVSIVLGVVIGLVIALIRMMKIPFVDQMLGIYVSWARATPLVTLALFIFLSFPSFGINLDKHVSAILALTLNTSAFNAEIWRNAFLNFSKGQMEAAEAIGMRRITYFRRIMFPQMVIMSLPALVNEMSFLIKGSPAIAVIGIVDLTRVTNRIAAVTYEPLGPILCAGAIYMLIIGVLVKLQAVAENRATYLQQ; this is translated from the coding sequence ATGGATTATTACGCTTGGGAACAGTTGCTACAGGGCGCGTGGGCTACGGCATGGATATCGGCAGTCTCGATTGTATTAGGAGTCGTCATCGGGCTAGTCATTGCCTTGATTCGAATGATGAAAATCCCGTTTGTGGATCAAATGCTGGGTATCTATGTCAGTTGGGCTCGAGCAACACCTTTGGTGACACTGGCTCTGTTTATCTTTCTTTCGTTCCCGTCATTTGGCATCAATTTAGATAAACACGTTTCTGCCATCTTAGCGCTCACGCTCAACACATCGGCATTCAATGCGGAAATTTGGCGCAATGCCTTTCTTAACTTTTCAAAAGGGCAAATGGAAGCGGCCGAAGCGATTGGCATGCGACGCATAACTTACTTCCGCCGAATCATGTTCCCACAGATGGTGATCATGAGTTTACCTGCGCTCGTCAATGAGATGTCGTTCTTAATCAAAGGCAGTCCAGCGATTGCAGTGATCGGTATCGTGGATCTAACCCGTGTCACCAACCGAATTGCAGCGGTTACCTATGAGCCACTCGGGCCAATCTTATGTGCTGGTGCCATCTACATGTTGATTATTGGCGTGTTGGTGAAGTTGCAAGCTGTGGCTGAAAACCGAGCCACTTATCTGCAGCAATAA
- a CDS encoding SDR family NAD(P)-dependent oxidoreductase produces the protein MDKIAFITGATSGFGKAAAKRFAEDNWSLVLSGRRIERLLDLKEELTVPVHVIQLDVRDADAVKQAIDSLPAEFSSITALVNNAGLALAPEGAPDVDLKDWHTMIDTNVTGLVNVTHALLPTLIKKGAGSSIINVGSIAGQWPYPGSHVYGASKAFVKQFSYNLRCDLQGTGVRVTDLSPGIAETEFTLVRTKGNQMASDNLYQGTTPLSAEDIAEQMFHIATLPEHININRVEVMPTRQAWSPFAIDRD, from the coding sequence ATGGATAAGATAGCGTTCATTACAGGGGCGACCTCTGGCTTCGGCAAAGCGGCAGCAAAGCGTTTTGCAGAAGATAACTGGTCATTAGTGTTGTCTGGTCGTCGTATCGAAAGGTTACTCGACCTAAAGGAAGAATTAACGGTGCCTGTGCATGTGATTCAACTCGACGTTCGAGACGCAGACGCCGTAAAACAAGCCATTGATTCACTACCCGCTGAATTTTCATCGATTACCGCATTGGTTAATAATGCGGGCCTCGCCTTAGCACCAGAAGGCGCACCTGATGTGGACTTAAAAGATTGGCACACCATGATCGACACTAATGTCACTGGGTTGGTCAATGTCACGCATGCACTACTGCCGACGTTAATTAAAAAAGGCGCTGGGAGCTCTATCATCAATGTTGGCTCAATCGCCGGACAGTGGCCTTACCCAGGCAGCCATGTGTATGGCGCCAGCAAAGCGTTCGTAAAGCAGTTTAGTTATAACCTACGCTGCGACCTACAAGGTACAGGAGTACGTGTGACTGACTTGTCTCCTGGCATTGCAGAAACGGAATTCACGCTAGTGAGAACCAAAGGTAATCAGATGGCTTCAGACAACCTTTACCAAGGCACAACGCCACTGTCAGCTGAGGATATCGCAGAGCAGATGTTTCATATTGCGACCTTACCAGAGCACATCAATATTAACCGAGTCGAGGTGATGCCAACTCGACAAGCGTGGTCTCCGTTTGCGATCGACAGAGATTAA
- a CDS encoding alkaline phosphatase family protein: MSNKVILVVLDGLNYQVARDCMGYLNGLLELSDSKNSNHSVSQNQQGTSQIMSTQKNKLRATLYPMQCELPSMSRPLYECILTGVRPVESGIVNNQIVRLSNHESIFSLAKSQGKVTAAAAYHWVSELYNRAPFDAVRDRFTNDETMNIQHGCFYHWDHYPDEALFLDAEHLRVTHQPDFLLIHPMNIDDIGHKHGLDSRQYRNSARGADICLSNYLEKWVDDGYQVIITSDHGMNNDLSHGGILPEEREVPFFVIGDKFTHQECAVKQTDICGSVCQLLNLEHDKSYTQELLAL; encoded by the coding sequence ATGAGCAATAAGGTTATCCTTGTTGTTCTAGATGGACTGAATTATCAGGTAGCCCGTGATTGCATGGGCTACCTGAACGGCCTTCTAGAACTTAGTGACTCGAAAAACAGTAATCACAGCGTTTCCCAAAATCAACAGGGCACTTCGCAAATCATGAGCACACAAAAAAACAAGCTGCGCGCCACACTTTACCCAATGCAGTGTGAACTGCCGTCCATGTCACGCCCACTGTATGAGTGCATTTTAACCGGAGTTCGCCCTGTTGAGAGTGGCATTGTTAACAACCAAATCGTGCGTTTATCGAATCACGAGTCGATCTTTAGCTTGGCGAAATCGCAAGGCAAAGTGACGGCTGCAGCGGCATATCATTGGGTGAGCGAGTTGTATAACCGAGCGCCGTTTGACGCCGTACGTGATCGTTTTACCAACGATGAAACCATGAATATTCAACACGGTTGTTTCTACCACTGGGATCACTACCCAGATGAAGCCTTGTTCTTGGATGCAGAGCACCTGCGTGTCACTCATCAACCTGACTTCTTGTTGATTCACCCAATGAACATTGACGATATTGGGCACAAGCATGGGTTGGATTCTCGCCAGTACCGCAACAGTGCACGTGGTGCGGATATCTGCCTGTCGAACTACCTTGAGAAATGGGTAGACGATGGTTATCAGGTGATCATCACCAGTGACCACGGCATGAACAATGACTTGTCTCACGGTGGCATTCTACCTGAAGAGCGTGAAGTGCCATTCTTTGTGATTGGCGATAAGTTCACACACCAAGAATGTGCAGTGAAACAGACCGACATTTGCGGCAGCGTGTGTCAGTTGCTTAACCTTGAACACGATAAATCTTACACTCAGGAATTGTTGGCCCTATGA
- a CDS encoding PLP-dependent aminotransferase family protein has product MAINHNCFIEFDSKRSLQEQVRSYLVTAILNGIFPAEQALPSCRKLSSQLGVSRNTVSLVYDSLLDDGYLISKPRSGYYLSEKYQNPSDTIDESLDHFESTDSDNAPDWSKRVKLQLGQYPRIVKPSHWSCYQYPFIFGQPSINDFPLAQWREATRKVTSDPHDHRWLCDKVDKDVDMLVEQIRTRVLPQRGIHAQSDEILITLGSQNALYLLSTLLMNHQSRVGVENPGYKEANHIFNLSGAQLHPHQVDEQGLRFNEHSSLCDHFYVTPSHQAPTGVTMSDERRAQLLEMAKANDAVIIEDDYDAECNVEWNPKPALKASDKEGRVIYVSSFSKLLAPGLRLGYIVAPEELIYDLRILRRLMYRHAPSRVQMEVAHFIEQGYYDSFVRRFRENTRQRWKLINDAVLKYLPDCKRLAQSEQANSLWLQTPSHINSQRLASRAAQKGILIETGYSHFMTDSETKLSNETSSEFDPNSYFRLGFHAIDKDLIAPGIKELSEVMKS; this is encoded by the coding sequence ATGGCGATAAATCACAATTGTTTCATCGAGTTTGATTCTAAAAGAAGCCTGCAAGAACAAGTACGTAGCTATTTGGTGACGGCGATATTGAATGGTATTTTTCCGGCTGAACAAGCGCTGCCATCTTGTCGTAAGCTGTCTAGCCAATTGGGCGTTTCACGCAATACTGTCTCCTTGGTATACGACAGTTTGCTCGATGATGGCTACCTCATCAGTAAGCCTCGCAGTGGCTATTACCTTTCAGAAAAGTATCAAAACCCGAGTGATACTATCGACGAGAGTTTGGATCATTTTGAATCAACCGACAGCGACAATGCACCGGATTGGAGCAAACGCGTTAAGCTGCAATTGGGCCAATACCCACGCATCGTCAAACCCTCGCATTGGAGCTGCTACCAATACCCATTTATTTTTGGCCAACCCTCGATCAATGACTTCCCATTAGCTCAATGGCGAGAAGCGACAAGAAAGGTCACCTCAGACCCACACGATCACCGCTGGCTTTGCGACAAGGTCGATAAAGACGTCGATATGCTGGTGGAACAGATACGCACGAGAGTGCTCCCACAGCGCGGTATTCATGCTCAAAGTGATGAGATCTTAATAACCCTAGGCTCGCAGAACGCACTCTATCTGCTCTCAACCTTGTTAATGAATCACCAGAGCCGAGTTGGTGTCGAGAACCCCGGTTACAAAGAAGCGAACCACATATTTAACCTCTCTGGCGCACAGTTACACCCTCATCAAGTTGATGAACAAGGATTGAGGTTCAATGAACACTCTTCACTGTGTGACCACTTCTATGTCACACCTAGCCACCAAGCACCTACTGGCGTAACCATGAGTGATGAACGTAGAGCTCAGTTACTTGAGATGGCTAAAGCCAATGATGCAGTGATTATAGAAGATGACTATGATGCCGAGTGCAACGTGGAGTGGAACCCAAAGCCTGCGCTGAAAGCCAGTGATAAAGAAGGACGTGTCATCTACGTCAGTAGCTTCTCTAAGCTACTGGCACCCGGCTTGAGATTAGGCTATATAGTGGCACCTGAAGAGCTAATATACGACCTTAGAATACTGCGTAGGTTGATGTATCGACACGCACCAAGCCGCGTTCAAATGGAAGTGGCTCACTTTATTGAACAAGGCTACTACGACAGCTTTGTGAGGCGTTTTAGAGAAAACACGCGCCAACGCTGGAAGCTGATCAACGATGCGGTCTTAAAGTACTTACCAGACTGCAAGCGACTGGCTCAGAGTGAGCAAGCCAACTCTTTGTGGCTACAAACGCCGAGTCACATCAACAGCCAGCGCTTAGCGTCACGAGCCGCACAAAAAGGGATTTTGATTGAGACAGGATATTCTCACTTCATGACCGATTCCGAAACCAAGTTGAGCAATGAAACTTCATCCGAATTTGATCCTAATTCTTATTTCAGATTAGGGTTTCACGCGATCGACAAAGACTTGATCGCACCCGGCATTAAAGAGCTATCAGAGGTAATGAAGAGCTAG
- a CDS encoding sulfite exporter TauE/SafE family protein gives MTLILFAGVVRGYSGFGFAIIAALSLSFIVPPLQAVTIAILLDFLSTFPLLKRSKSTVNIRLIAPLCIGMLVAVPFSLYFISTISEAGLKAFIAMMSLVAGSLIICDFRLTWLHQRHAFWAGAISGFSMTTASSGGPPLVTYLMNLTIETSEQRATAIVFFLLSSAISLIGFMWIGAFNQASFITGLWLLPAALIGNLLGQKLYLSAPNLSAKTTTAPILIGMALLMLISN, from the coding sequence ATGACATTGATTCTGTTTGCAGGGGTAGTGCGAGGCTATTCAGGGTTTGGGTTTGCGATTATCGCAGCGCTATCCCTCAGCTTTATTGTTCCACCGCTGCAAGCCGTAACCATTGCGATCCTGTTGGATTTCTTAAGTACTTTTCCTCTGCTCAAACGAAGTAAGTCCACCGTCAACATTCGGCTTATTGCGCCGTTGTGTATCGGCATGTTGGTTGCGGTGCCCTTCTCGCTGTACTTCATTAGCACGATATCTGAAGCAGGCTTAAAGGCCTTTATCGCGATGATGTCTTTAGTCGCTGGCTCATTAATCATTTGTGATTTTCGTCTCACATGGCTACACCAGCGACACGCATTTTGGGCTGGGGCAATTTCCGGGTTCAGCATGACTACCGCATCTTCGGGAGGGCCTCCGTTAGTGACGTATTTGATGAACCTGACCATTGAAACCAGTGAACAGAGAGCCACTGCGATTGTGTTTTTTCTACTGAGTTCCGCGATCTCGCTGATCGGCTTCATGTGGATTGGCGCATTTAATCAAGCGTCATTCATCACAGGTTTATGGCTCTTACCGGCGGCTTTGATTGGCAATCTACTCGGGCAAAAGCTGTATCTATCAGCGCCGAATTTGTCTGCAAAAACAACGACCGCGCCGATTTTGATCGGCATGGCACTACTTATGTTAATTTCAAATTAG
- a CDS encoding amino acid ABC transporter ATP-binding protein: MINIENLSKQFDGIEVLRDINLTINKGDVVSILGSSGSGKSTLLRCMNWLEQPERGTIFMGDERIGINTETGKPLKYKELAKLRERLGMVFQSFNLWPHLTVLQNVMEALVHVKKIAKPDAEEMARKQLDKVGMSHKLESYPSMLSGGQKQRVAIARALAMEPDVLLFDEPTSALDPELVEEVLLVMKKLSQEGYTMVVVTHEMEFARQVSDQVVFLEKGILIEQSNPEKFFTNPDSARVRQFLKLDS; the protein is encoded by the coding sequence ATCATCAACATTGAAAACTTGTCGAAACAGTTTGATGGCATCGAAGTGTTACGAGACATCAACCTCACCATTAACAAAGGCGATGTGGTCAGTATTCTCGGATCGTCTGGGTCGGGTAAATCGACGCTATTACGCTGCATGAACTGGTTAGAACAACCAGAACGCGGCACGATTTTTATGGGTGATGAGCGTATTGGTATCAACACTGAAACGGGTAAGCCGCTCAAATACAAAGAGTTGGCGAAACTTCGAGAGCGTCTTGGGATGGTCTTTCAAAGCTTCAACTTATGGCCGCATCTCACCGTGTTGCAAAACGTCATGGAAGCGCTGGTACACGTGAAGAAAATAGCGAAGCCTGACGCTGAAGAGATGGCTCGTAAGCAACTCGATAAGGTGGGCATGTCTCATAAGCTAGAGAGCTACCCAAGTATGTTATCGGGTGGACAAAAGCAACGTGTCGCGATTGCTAGGGCGCTCGCGATGGAACCGGATGTATTGTTGTTTGATGAGCCAACCTCGGCGCTAGACCCTGAATTGGTCGAAGAGGTACTCCTAGTGATGAAGAAGCTATCGCAAGAGGGCTACACCATGGTGGTAGTGACTCATGAGATGGAATTCGCGCGTCAGGTGTCGGATCAGGTGGTATTCCTTGAGAAGGGCATCTTGATTGAGCAATCCAACCCAGAGAAGTTTTTCACTAACCCAGACTCAGCAAGGGTAAGACAGTTCCTTAAGCTCGATTCATGA
- a CDS encoding transporter substrate-binding domain-containing protein, which translates to MKQGMTMKAWVSTAAATVVLGCFGGAQASELAAIEKQGFMKVATEDNYSPFNYIDRGKPAGINKDLLDELREYSKFDIEQEILPWTGLLASVSAGQYDVALTGAIITDARLKAFDFTPPIASAQHYFLTRADAEDINTVADLDGKTVGLQAGSALLERLPELEIMLEAQGKSLGKVVQYQSYPEAYSDLAIGRIDYVINSVVSVNEVVKSKSKVFKKGEAVSGPGFVSWPVPKENPELLAYLTEFFLHLEQTGKMAELQKKWFGESFDQLPSEAITSVEQYHKLTAVQ; encoded by the coding sequence ATGAAACAGGGAATGACGATGAAGGCATGGGTTTCAACTGCGGCAGCAACGGTTGTACTGGGTTGTTTTGGGGGCGCACAAGCTTCGGAGCTTGCAGCCATCGAAAAGCAAGGCTTCATGAAAGTGGCGACAGAAGATAACTACTCTCCATTCAACTATATCGACCGCGGTAAGCCTGCGGGGATTAACAAAGATTTGCTTGATGAGTTACGTGAATATTCGAAGTTCGATATCGAGCAAGAGATCTTACCTTGGACAGGACTACTCGCTTCGGTATCTGCTGGTCAATATGATGTGGCGTTAACTGGCGCGATCATTACCGATGCTCGCTTGAAGGCCTTTGATTTCACACCTCCTATCGCGTCAGCGCAGCATTATTTCTTAACCAGAGCTGATGCGGAAGACATTAATACGGTAGCGGATTTGGATGGCAAAACCGTGGGCTTACAAGCGGGCAGTGCTTTGCTAGAAAGGCTTCCAGAGCTAGAAATTATGCTCGAAGCACAAGGTAAGTCTTTGGGCAAAGTTGTTCAGTATCAATCATACCCAGAAGCGTATTCCGACTTGGCAATCGGCCGAATAGACTATGTGATCAACAGTGTCGTGTCCGTTAACGAGGTGGTGAAATCCAAGTCGAAGGTATTCAAAAAAGGCGAGGCGGTGTCTGGTCCTGGTTTCGTGAGCTGGCCTGTTCCTAAAGAGAACCCTGAGCTTTTGGCTTATCTAACGGAGTTTTTCCTGCACCTAGAGCAAACCGGAAAAATGGCGGAATTGCAGAAGAAGTGGTTCGGTGAGTCGTTCGACCAACTGCCTTCAGAGGCCATCACTTCCGTTGAGCAGTATCACAAGCTAACAGCAGTCCAATAG
- a CDS encoding UTRA domain-containing protein — MRTLGTGQSGTQLGRIKASIREQLQSGIFTEGQKLPSERELSELFSTTRITLKDALVSLETEGLIYREERRGWYVSPERIRYNPLSRSHFHQMIREQDRIAETRLLSTRTEMASGDYAKALEIEQITPIHVIERLRFIDGRAVLFVENVLKAPLFEKVLSENLTMSLTGIYREKYGYETQRSRFDVVPTSAPAHVAKALNLAEGQPVLKICRVNYKQDGELMDCELEYWRPDSVVIHIDSIG; from the coding sequence ATGAGAACATTGGGTACAGGGCAATCAGGGACACAGCTAGGCAGAATTAAGGCAAGCATTAGAGAACAGCTTCAATCAGGCATCTTCACCGAGGGGCAAAAACTGCCATCCGAAAGAGAACTCAGCGAGCTATTTTCCACCACACGAATCACGCTCAAAGATGCGCTGGTGTCATTAGAAACTGAAGGCCTGATATACAGAGAGGAGCGCCGAGGCTGGTATGTGTCACCCGAACGGATTCGCTATAACCCATTGTCCCGTTCTCACTTTCATCAAATGATTCGCGAACAAGATCGCATCGCAGAAACAAGACTGCTCAGCACCCGCACAGAGATGGCGTCAGGCGATTACGCCAAAGCATTAGAAATAGAACAAATAACCCCGATACACGTGATTGAGCGATTACGCTTTATTGATGGCAGAGCGGTACTGTTTGTTGAAAACGTCTTAAAAGCGCCGCTGTTTGAAAAGGTATTATCGGAAAATCTCACTATGTCACTAACAGGCATCTACCGAGAAAAATACGGCTACGAGACCCAACGTTCGCGCTTTGACGTGGTTCCTACCTCTGCCCCTGCACATGTCGCCAAGGCACTGAATTTGGCAGAGGGTCAACCAGTTCTTAAGATCTGCCGAGTGAACTACAAGCAAGATGGTGAGTTAATGGACTGCGAACTGGAATACTGGCGACCCGATTCTGTGGTGATCCATATTGATAGTATTGGTTAG
- a CDS encoding aspartate aminotransferase family protein — MEVSTEQLVNQDIIDLDKSVFHSWSVQEAAEPIAIAGGQGCKMWDYEGKEYLDFSSQLVNTNIGHQHPQVIKAIKDQADSLVTVAPATANLTRGLAAKRILSKAPSTFKKVFFTNAGADANENAIRMARQFTGRDKVLSAYRSYHGNTGTAIAATGDFRRIPNEYSRGHVHFFNPFLYRSEFNAATEAEESERALQHLERVIECEGPTAIAAIILETIPGTAGFLIPPKDYLVGVRELATKYGIQLIFDEVMVGFGRTGKWFAFEHFNVVPDLITFAKGVNSGYVPAGGVVVSEPIVEYFKSNFFMGGLTYSGHPLAMASIVATLDVMEQEGIVTHADNVGNSVLGPLLLSLQELHPMIGDVRGKGMFWAVELVEDRESKTPLSNEKMGQLKAELTKRGLLTFIVNNRIHVAPPLVIQPSEIKKGVKIIDEVLLELAS, encoded by the coding sequence ATGGAAGTATCAACAGAACAGTTAGTGAACCAAGATATTATCGACCTCGACAAGAGCGTATTTCATTCTTGGTCAGTTCAGGAAGCGGCTGAACCTATCGCCATTGCGGGTGGACAAGGTTGCAAAATGTGGGATTACGAAGGCAAGGAATACCTCGATTTTAGTAGCCAGCTCGTCAACACCAATATTGGCCATCAGCACCCACAGGTGATCAAAGCCATTAAAGATCAAGCGGACTCCTTGGTGACCGTTGCTCCCGCGACTGCCAACCTCACTCGCGGTTTGGCGGCAAAGCGCATTTTGTCGAAAGCGCCAAGCACATTTAAGAAGGTGTTCTTTACCAATGCAGGAGCAGACGCCAACGAAAATGCGATCCGTATGGCGAGACAATTTACAGGGCGCGATAAGGTGTTATCGGCTTACCGTTCTTATCATGGCAATACCGGAACAGCGATAGCGGCGACGGGCGATTTTCGTCGTATTCCAAACGAGTATAGCCGTGGGCACGTTCACTTCTTCAATCCATTTCTCTATCGAAGCGAGTTCAATGCGGCGACTGAGGCAGAAGAGAGTGAGCGTGCCCTGCAGCATTTAGAGAGAGTGATTGAGTGCGAAGGGCCAACAGCGATTGCGGCGATTATCTTAGAGACTATTCCCGGAACAGCAGGCTTTCTCATTCCACCCAAAGACTATCTTGTTGGTGTGCGTGAGCTTGCAACCAAGTACGGCATTCAATTGATCTTCGATGAAGTTATGGTGGGTTTTGGCCGAACGGGCAAGTGGTTTGCGTTTGAGCACTTCAATGTCGTGCCGGACCTGATCACTTTCGCGAAAGGGGTTAACTCGGGTTACGTTCCGGCTGGTGGCGTGGTAGTCAGTGAACCAATCGTTGAGTACTTTAAGTCGAACTTCTTTATGGGCGGCTTAACGTATTCTGGTCACCCTTTGGCGATGGCTTCTATCGTTGCAACGCTTGATGTGATGGAGCAAGAGGGCATTGTCACACATGCCGATAATGTCGGTAACAGCGTTCTTGGGCCACTTCTACTCAGCCTTCAAGAGTTGCACCCGATGATCGGTGATGTGCGCGGAAAAGGGATGTTTTGGGCAGTTGAGCTGGTGGAAGATCGTGAAAGCAAGACGCCATTGAGCAATGAGAAAATGGGCCAATTGAAAGCTGAATTGACCAAGCGAGGCTTGTTGACCTTCATTGTGAATAACCGCATTCACGTCGCGCCACCTCTGGTGATTCAACCGAGTGAAATTAAGAAAGGCGTGAAGATCATTGATGAAGTTTTGCTTGAGCTCGCTTCTTAA